The genomic interval TGCGGTACTTCGTCATGGTCGCGCAGGAGCTGCACTTCGGGCGGGCCGCGGAGAAGCTGCACATCGTGCAGTCGGCCGTGAGCCAGCAGATCAGGCGGCTGGAGCGGGAGTTGCAGACCGAGCTGTTCGACCGGTCGGCACGCCAGGTGCGGCTGACGGCCGTGGGCGAGCGGTTCCTTCCGGAGGCACGCGCGCTGCTCGCCGCCGAGCAGCGCGCCCGCGCCGTCGTCGCCGAGGTGACCGCCGGTCGCGCCGCCACCCTGCGCCTGGGGACGAGTACGGGCCTGGGTGCCCATCTGGACCGGGTGCTGGACGCGCTGGCCGGTATCGCCCCGGAGGTCCGGGTGGAGCTGGTGGCGGCGCGGGCCGGGGAGCGGCTCGACCTGGTGGCGTCCGGCGGGCTGGACGCCGCCTTCCTCCGCGGTGAGCCGGACGACCGCGGACCGGACGGCCTGCGCGCGGTGCCGCTGTGGCAGGACCCGCTGGTGGCG from Streptomyces caniferus carries:
- a CDS encoding LysR family transcriptional regulator, with the protein product MELRQVRYFVMVAQELHFGRAAEKLHIVQSAVSQQIRRLERELQTELFDRSARQVRLTAVGERFLPEARALLAAEQRARAVVAEVTAGRAATLRLGTSTGLGAHLDRVLDALAGIAPEVRVELVAARAGERLDLVASGGLDAAFLRGEPDDRGPDGLRAVPLWQDPLVAVLPARHPLAASPGPLALAELAAVPLVLTARRNNPALVDLVVGACHDAGFTPAPGPAYGSLDDTLTAIGAAGATDGLWTVVYASHAARLSTPRVAFLPFRHPGMELTTSLVVRRTDPPAGLDPLLRACAATDRSAVPDLDR